A region from the Lolium perenne isolate Kyuss_39 chromosome 4, Kyuss_2.0, whole genome shotgun sequence genome encodes:
- the LOC127348717 gene encoding uncharacterized protein: MADIPSRSGAPEREKTVVFPDWVMLDRTGLAKCHDDHAAAAAAVSKDITAVALDTTTGHSCYFSFTLVDPPRVSYLNLHWPEPLAKSVFPAKPVFPTRPYVLAADKNTLLLSIGPHCKQESSDLFVYTAGSPSSALRLPAFVNPDVCGSSLCTFSLGILRLEDRYIVSDLIVPAKRKVIRRTNCNYPIWAKLRVYSPKTGNWKIIERPIPQLHGQSNAQFPNLWSTDTVLPFDGRFLCWVDYFSGVLLADFSRNHSSALRYVPFPGKEYPDRVRVGRLCPGRFRRVSVSRGAMRFVHVDNEWQETTQIDYDWDYVEGPERKEEPPRRGSKITIWTLNMVDGGGDFKFAWEVHRVIILDSLWAQPSYQAEHMPQRLPEFPLVSVDDPDVLCCLVREETFIGKAWMIMVDMKYAHLLTWTPYINEKVYSAKGTLVDDRRSFFNDQPLLPTVFSRGLKMPAVQPAKRRRLVRPALQHPILPL; encoded by the exons ATGGCAGACATCCCATCTCGCAGTGGCGCGCCAGAGCGGGAGAAGACCGTCGTCTTCCCTGATTGGGTGATGCTGGATCGCACCGGCCTCGCAAAGTGCCACGACGACCATGCCGCTGCCGCTGCGGCCGTAAGCAAGGACATCACCGCCGTTGCATTGGACACGACCACCGGCCACTCCTGCTACTTCTCCTTCACCCTCGTGGATCCTCCAAGAGTCTCTTACCTCAATCTCCACTGGCCGGAGCCCCTCGCCAAGTCAGTGTTCCCCGCCAAGCCTGTGTTCCCCACCCGTCCCTACGTCCTGGCAGCCGACAAAAACACCTTGCTCCTCAGCATCGGCCCTCACTGCAAGCAAGAATCGTCAGATCTGTTCGTCTACACGGCCGGTTCTCCCTCCTCTGCGCTGCGTCTCCCTGCGTTCGTTAATCCTGATGTCTGCGGGAGCAGTTTGTGTACTTTCAGCCTAGGCATCTTGCGGCTCGAGGACCGCTACATCGTTTCCGACCTCATTGTCCCCGCCAAAAGAAAGGTCATCAGGCGCACCAACTGCAACTATCCCATATGGGCCAAACTCCGCGTCTACTCACCCAAGACAGGAAACTGGAAGATCATCGAAAGGCCTATCCCCCAGCTGCACGGCCAGAGCAATGCCCAGTTCCCCAACCTCTGGTCAACCGACACCGTGCTCCCTTTCGACGGCCGTTTCCTGTGCTGGGTCGACTACTTCAGCGGTGTCCTGCTAGCTGACTTCTCCAGAAACCACTCATCTGCGCTCCGCTACGTCCCTTTCCCTGGAAAAGAGTACCCTGATAGGGTGCGGGTCGGAAGGCTCTGCCCGGGGAGATTCCGAAGAGTGTCAGTCAGCAGAGGCGCGATGCGGTTCGTCCACGTTGACAATGAATGGCAAGAGACTACCCAAATTGACTATGACTGGGATTACGTTGAAGGACCCGAGAGAAAGGAAGAGCCACCTCGTCGTGGTTCCAAGATCACCATTTGGACTCTGAATATGGTGGATGGTGGTGGTGACTTCAAGTTCGCGTGGGAGGTGCATCGTGTTATCATCCTGGATTCTCTTTGGGCGCAACCGAGTTACCAAGCTGAGCATATGCCTCAGCGTCTTCCAGAGTTCCCATTAGTCAGTGTAGATGACCCGGATGTCCTGTGCTGCCTGGTAAGGGAGGAGACATTTATTGGCAAggcatggatgatcatggttgacATGAAGTATGCACATCTGCTGACATGGACTCCATATATCAATGAAAAAGTCTACTCTGCTAAGGGTACCCTTGTGGATGATCGCAGAAGCTTCTTTAATGATCAGCCCCTACTTCCTACCGTGTTCTCCAGAGGCCTTAAAATGCCAGCAG TGCAGCCTGCAAAAAGAAGACGTCTGGTGAGGCCAGCATTGCAGCACCCAATACTACCATTGTAG